A genomic segment from Bosea sp. OAE506 encodes:
- a CDS encoding NepR family anti-sigma factor: protein MSDVNSAMAAPEDGADIDVEVMLDPRVQESIGRSLKAHYDDIVNAPVPDKFLVLLAQLEATERRADGASSDELN, encoded by the coding sequence ATGAGCGACGTGAATTCAGCCATGGCTGCACCGGAGGACGGTGCGGACATCGATGTCGAGGTCATGCTCGACCCGCGGGTGCAGGAGTCCATCGGGCGATCCCTCAAGGCGCATTACGACGACATCGTGAACGCACCCGTCCCTGACAAGTTTCTGGTGCTGCTCGCTCAGCTCGAGGCCACCGAACGTCGCGCTGACGGAGCATCGTCCGATGAGCTCAACTGA
- a CDS encoding sigma-70 family RNA polymerase sigma factor: MSSTEFKDGLIKEIPNLRAFAASLSGSIQLADDLVQDTLLKAWGNSEKFEPGTSLRAWLFTILRNTYYSLYRKRGREVQDSEGTYAERMATHGNQESHLDLADFRKALAKLPEEQREVLIMVGATGLSYEETAEICGVAIGTIKSRVNRARTKLAELLSIGSLDDLGPDRQSAAAIQRVGSEIVGP, encoded by the coding sequence ATGAGCTCAACTGAATTCAAGGACGGCCTGATCAAGGAAATTCCGAACCTGCGAGCCTTCGCCGCCTCGCTGTCGGGCTCCATCCAGCTCGCGGACGATCTGGTTCAGGACACGCTGCTCAAGGCCTGGGGCAATTCGGAGAAGTTCGAGCCGGGCACCAGCCTGCGCGCCTGGCTATTCACCATCCTGCGCAACACCTATTACTCGCTCTACCGCAAGCGCGGCCGCGAAGTTCAGGACAGCGAGGGCACCTATGCCGAGCGCATGGCGACGCATGGCAACCAGGAAAGCCATCTCGATCTCGCCGATTTCCGCAAGGCGCTCGCCAAGCTCCCCGAGGAGCAGCGCGAGGTTCTCATCATGGTCGGCGCGACGGGCCTCTCCTATGAGGAGACGGCAGAAATCTGCGGCGTCGCCATCGGCACCATCAAGAGCCGCGTGAACCGCGCCCGCACAAAGCTGGCCGAGCTTCTCTCCATCGGCAGCCTCGACGATCTCGGGCCCGATCGGCAGAGCGCCGCCGCGATACAAAGGGTCGGTTCCGAAATCGTCGGACCCTGA
- a CDS encoding response regulator has product MSDIRILIVEDDPFIAMDIEAAVAEQFGPAAELIVVDSVSQAHRAATAASLSCALLDIDVVGGKTFEVAANLLLRGTPFAFVSGSTPSDVPEPLRKVRFLRKPFSTREITSFVTAAVAQPAKG; this is encoded by the coding sequence ATGTCTGATATCCGCATCCTGATTGTCGAAGACGATCCGTTCATCGCGATGGACATCGAAGCCGCTGTGGCCGAGCAATTCGGCCCGGCGGCGGAACTGATCGTCGTGGATTCCGTGTCGCAGGCCCATCGGGCGGCGACGGCGGCTTCGTTGTCCTGCGCCTTGCTCGACATCGACGTCGTCGGTGGCAAGACATTCGAGGTCGCCGCCAACCTGCTGCTGAGGGGCACGCCCTTCGCCTTCGTCTCGGGCTCCACGCCGAGCGACGTGCCCGAGCCGCTGCGCAAGGTCCGCTTCCTGCGCAAGCCTTTCTCGACGCGCGAGATCACCAGCTTCGTCACGGCCGCGGTCGCCCAGCCTGCCAAGGGCTGA
- a CDS encoding DUF992 domain-containing protein encodes MITFAKAACAAFVASTALVVSSLPSAAQSGSPAGRLTCNVGAGIGLVVTSQRPMNCTFTPRRGPSQRYTGIVRNFGLDLGTIRSSTMSWRVYGPYARAPLGALAGRYGGATAGASAGVGGSANLLVGGNNNEVTLQPLSLQGARGINVAVGVTGFELSLAGSGRRR; translated from the coding sequence ATGATCACTTTTGCCAAGGCGGCCTGCGCTGCTTTTGTCGCGTCGACCGCCCTCGTGGTTTCGAGTCTGCCGTCCGCGGCGCAGTCCGGATCGCCGGCCGGGCGTTTGACCTGCAATGTCGGCGCGGGAATCGGTCTCGTCGTGACCTCGCAGCGGCCGATGAACTGCACCTTCACACCGCGTCGCGGCCCGAGCCAACGCTACACCGGTATCGTCCGCAACTTCGGGCTCGATCTCGGCACCATCCGCAGCAGCACGATGTCGTGGCGGGTCTACGGCCCCTATGCCCGTGCGCCGCTGGGCGCCCTCGCCGGCCGTTACGGCGGCGCGACGGCCGGTGCCTCGGCGGGTGTCGGCGGCAGCGCCAATCTGCTCGTGGGCGGCAACAACAATGAGGTGACGTTGCAGCCGCTTTCGCTGCAGGGCGCACGCGGCATCAATGTCGCGGTCGGCGTCACCGGCTTCGAGCTGTCGCTGGCGGGTTCGGGCCGGCGTCGTTGA
- a CDS encoding response regulator, translating to MSIAKEIAPHLPYLRRFARALTGTQSSGDAYVVAMLEALVLDPASFPRDLNPRIGLYRTFLTLWSSVGLNTADPAVPVTLNPNPVERNLEALTPRPRQAFLLRTVEGFSIDEVGSIMGVSSAEASALVQTAGQEIAEQVATDVLIIEDEPIIALDIETMVEELGHTVTGVARTQREAIALVAKKRPGLVLADIQLADGSSGLDAVNEILSTIDVPVIFITAYPERLLTGDRPEPAFLITKPFQPEAVKAAISQALFFDRRAGRKAA from the coding sequence ATGTCGATCGCCAAGGAAATTGCGCCGCATCTGCCTTACCTGCGCCGATTCGCCCGCGCCTTGACCGGTACGCAGAGCAGTGGCGACGCTTACGTCGTCGCAATGCTCGAGGCGCTCGTGCTCGATCCGGCCTCCTTCCCGCGTGACCTCAATCCGCGGATCGGCCTCTATCGCACCTTCCTGACGCTGTGGTCGTCGGTCGGCCTGAACACGGCGGATCCGGCCGTGCCCGTCACGCTCAACCCCAACCCGGTTGAGCGCAATCTCGAGGCGCTGACGCCGCGTCCGCGCCAGGCCTTCCTGCTGCGCACCGTCGAGGGCTTCTCCATCGACGAGGTCGGGTCGATCATGGGCGTTTCGTCGGCGGAGGCCTCGGCCCTTGTCCAGACCGCCGGGCAGGAGATCGCCGAGCAGGTCGCCACCGATGTGCTGATCATCGAGGACGAGCCGATCATCGCGCTCGACATCGAGACGATGGTCGAGGAACTCGGCCATACCGTCACCGGCGTCGCCCGCACCCAGCGCGAGGCGATTGCCCTCGTGGCGAAGAAGCGCCCCGGCCTGGTACTGGCCGATATCCAGCTCGCCGATGGCAGCTCGGGCCTCGACGCGGTCAACGAGATCCTCTCGACCATCGACGTGCCGGTGATCTTCATCACCGCCTATCCCGAGCGCCTGCTCACCGGCGACCGGCCGGAGCCCGCCTTCCTGATCACCAAGCCCTTCCAGCCGGAAGCGGTGAAGGCGGCGATCAGCCAGGCCCTGTTCTTCGACCGCCGGGCCGGCCGCAAGGCTGCCTGA
- a CDS encoding VOC family protein: MAAVADLSRPALEALQAPFHIGTVTLRVTDLPGLTAFYRDGIGLRVIAESADASDLGIDDEVLVRLERGATRPTSAAGLFHLAILLPSRADLADWLAHAATIRLPLEGASDHLVSEALYLSDPEGNGIEIYRDRPRADWPRRDGAIQMATERLDLQALLAEARPGRSAGMPAGTRMGHIHLRVGDTAAAEAFYAGALGFELMVRYPGASFLASGGYHHHIAGNVWNSRGAGPRQPGEAGLAAFEIVARDRADLEAMRGRMMAAGGREAGSGATVEDPWGNRLVLVPARA, translated from the coding sequence ATGGCCGCTGTCGCTGATCTGTCGAGACCCGCTTTGGAAGCCTTGCAGGCCCCCTTCCACATCGGCACCGTCACGCTGCGCGTCACCGATCTGCCCGGACTGACGGCGTTCTATCGCGACGGCATCGGGCTTCGTGTGATCGCCGAAAGCGCCGACGCATCGGACCTTGGCATCGATGACGAGGTTCTGGTGCGCCTCGAGCGGGGCGCGACCCGGCCCACCTCGGCCGCCGGTCTGTTCCATCTCGCCATCCTGCTGCCGTCTCGGGCCGATCTCGCCGACTGGCTGGCCCACGCCGCCACGATCCGGCTGCCGCTGGAAGGCGCGTCGGATCATCTCGTCAGCGAGGCGCTCTACCTGTCGGATCCGGAAGGCAACGGCATCGAGATCTATCGCGACCGTCCCCGGGCCGACTGGCCGCGGCGCGACGGCGCGATCCAGATGGCCACGGAACGGCTCGATCTGCAGGCCCTGCTCGCTGAAGCGAGGCCCGGCCGCTCTGCAGGGATGCCAGCCGGCACCCGCATGGGGCATATCCATCTGCGCGTCGGCGACACCGCTGCGGCGGAGGCCTTCTATGCGGGCGCGCTCGGTTTCGAGCTGATGGTTCGCTATCCCGGCGCCAGCTTCCTGGCGAGCGGCGGCTACCACCACCACATCGCTGGCAATGTCTGGAACAGCCGTGGCGCCGGCCCGCGACAGCCGGGCGAGGCAGGGCTCGCCGCCTTCGAGATTGTCGCCCGCGATAGGGCCGATCTCGAAGCGATGCGCGGGCGCATGATGGCGGCCGGCGGCCGGGAGGCCGGCTCTGGTGCGACGGTAGAGGATCCCTGGGGCAACCGGCTGGTGCTGGTACCCGCCCGCGCCTGA
- a CDS encoding extensin family protein, with protein sequence MLKERYGPDIRAVTLPSANAGCAVVEPVELSAVTIRVGAQGERRKVELQPPATLACEMAGAVGAWIETSVQPLARGHYGQDLTLLRVGGGHECRRRNRRAEGKLSEHATGRALDLFAVVIGLGATRVSAELARPAGHEPFLTALRQSACGAFMTALGPGSDAAHADHLHIDIQQRRASSRFCQ encoded by the coding sequence ATGCTCAAGGAGCGCTATGGCCCTGACATCAGGGCCGTGACGCTTCCTTCCGCCAATGCCGGATGTGCCGTCGTCGAACCCGTCGAGCTCTCAGCGGTGACCATCCGCGTTGGCGCGCAGGGCGAACGTCGGAAGGTGGAGTTGCAGCCGCCAGCGACGTTGGCCTGCGAGATGGCGGGCGCCGTCGGGGCCTGGATCGAGACCAGCGTCCAGCCACTGGCACGCGGCCATTACGGCCAGGATCTCACGCTGCTGCGGGTCGGCGGGGGCCATGAATGCCGGCGCCGCAATCGTCGCGCCGAGGGCAAGTTGAGCGAGCATGCCACCGGCCGGGCGCTGGATCTCTTCGCGGTGGTGATCGGGTTAGGGGCTACCCGGGTATCAGCCGAGCTGGCCAGGCCGGCAGGTCACGAACCTTTCCTCACCGCCCTACGCCAGTCGGCCTGCGGTGCCTTCATGACGGCGCTCGGCCCGGGCTCGGACGCCGCCCATGCGGATCATCTCCACATCGACATCCAGCAGCGCCGCGCCTCGAGTCGCTTCTGCCAGTGA
- a CDS encoding FAD-dependent oxidoreductase yields MLDPDSTRHEDLRSGASPWLSGPPRPASIGLASDTRCDVAIIGGGITGALAAEHLTGLGHDVIIVDREREGFGSTAASTAMLQWEIDLPLRRLAELYGFEKAADVYRRSFKAVEGLIESVATLGLGAAFHPRDTVYLAAGDIGPRELMEECALRVKAGLPGQLLDHAALLGHYGFDRAAAIVSPGSAEGDPLSLCHALLHVAAQRGARLVRGEAVAFDSTPGSAMVQLACGRTIEAGHVVLATGYVMPDCVHSDLHRVASSWAIATLPQASEVLWPGPGLVWEASEDYVYCRTTVDGRIIIGGEDEDNDDPDHRKAAGPQKTAALLAKLQALVPGAAPTLGHAWSGAFGQTADGLPLIGRVPGHPRLLAAYGYGGNGITFSYLASRLMGALIGGIEAPWFSHFAIDRPDPARG; encoded by the coding sequence ATGCTCGATCCCGACAGTACCCGCCATGAAGACCTGCGCAGCGGCGCAAGCCCCTGGCTCTCCGGACCACCCCGGCCCGCCAGCATCGGCCTTGCCTCCGACACGCGCTGCGACGTCGCGATCATCGGCGGCGGCATCACCGGCGCGCTGGCGGCAGAGCATCTGACCGGCCTCGGCCATGACGTGATCATCGTCGATCGCGAGCGCGAGGGCTTCGGCAGCACGGCGGCCAGCACCGCGATGCTGCAATGGGAGATCGACCTGCCCCTGCGCCGGCTCGCCGAACTCTACGGTTTCGAGAAGGCGGCGGACGTCTACCGGCGCAGCTTCAAGGCCGTGGAGGGCCTGATCGAGAGCGTCGCGACGCTCGGGCTCGGCGCCGCCTTCCATCCCCGCGACACGGTCTATCTGGCGGCGGGCGATATCGGGCCTCGCGAGCTGATGGAAGAGTGCGCCCTGCGGGTTAAGGCCGGGCTGCCGGGGCAATTGCTCGACCATGCGGCGCTGCTCGGCCATTACGGCTTCGACCGGGCCGCCGCGATCGTCTCCCCCGGCTCGGCCGAGGGCGATCCGCTCAGCCTCTGCCACGCGCTGCTCCATGTCGCGGCGCAACGCGGCGCGCGGCTCGTCCGCGGCGAGGCGGTTGCCTTCGACAGCACGCCCGGCAGCGCCATGGTGCAGCTCGCCTGCGGCCGCACCATCGAGGCCGGGCATGTCGTGCTGGCGACGGGCTATGTCATGCCCGACTGCGTGCACAGCGATCTCCATCGCGTCGCCTCGAGCTGGGCGATCGCGACGCTGCCGCAGGCGAGCGAGGTGCTCTGGCCGGGTCCCGGCCTCGTCTGGGAGGCCTCGGAGGACTACGTCTACTGCCGCACCACCGTCGACGGGCGCATCATCATCGGCGGCGAGGACGAGGACAACGACGATCCGGATCACCGCAAGGCGGCCGGACCGCAAAAGACGGCCGCGCTCCTCGCCAAGCTGCAGGCCCTGGTACCCGGAGCGGCACCGACCCTCGGCCATGCCTGGTCGGGTGCCTTCGGCCAGACGGCCGACGGCCTGCCGCTGATCGGGCGCGTTCCCGGTCATCCCCGGCTGCTCGCGGCCTATGGCTATGGCGGCAACGGCATCACCTTCAGCTATCTCGCCTCGCGCTTGATGGGGGCGCTGATCGGCGGCATCGAGGCTCCCTGGTTCAGCCATTTCGCGATCGACCGGCCCGACCCGGCTCGCGGCTGA